Proteins from a single region of Catenulispora acidiphila DSM 44928:
- a CDS encoding alpha/beta hydrolase, producing MSPTGWPMTVTAILLAVAAPIGTYLLWNRIRGPRPVRAVARLSMIGVSQVMAILLCGVVVNNYYGLYASWDDLLGQTGSPGVIIHQNAVAAGTPIAGTAVNGGRAQGGRGQVVPRVRPAGPVQTFKKYGDDALAASFTGPKSRLGGDNNVLVWLPPQYNDPAYANTDFPVVMLFPGYPGTPQTWFGQMDGQKELAALVQQHTSTPFVLVAVNISPIKGVNTDCTDIPGGPQVATYITDDVRTMVERTFRVTTDRSGWGMMGYSEGGLCAGKLLVQYPQLFSAAVQMSGDVRPGGYVSKYGPTFADQNSTLWVLQNHKPNPPVSLLAAASAEDAHGSVLSDALSLQHVAPDVVDVLKKDHGSHNTAVWKQWLPQAYGWLSQHLDQVHPQA from the coding sequence ATGAGCCCGACCGGCTGGCCGATGACGGTGACGGCGATCCTTCTCGCGGTCGCCGCACCGATCGGCACGTATTTGTTGTGGAACCGCATCCGCGGGCCGCGTCCCGTCCGCGCCGTCGCCCGGCTCTCGATGATCGGCGTGAGCCAGGTCATGGCGATCCTGCTGTGCGGTGTGGTCGTCAACAACTACTACGGGCTCTACGCGTCCTGGGACGACCTGCTCGGCCAGACCGGCAGCCCGGGCGTCATCATCCATCAGAACGCGGTCGCCGCCGGCACGCCGATCGCCGGCACCGCCGTGAACGGCGGCCGGGCTCAGGGCGGCCGCGGCCAGGTGGTGCCGCGCGTGCGGCCGGCCGGCCCGGTGCAGACCTTCAAGAAGTACGGCGACGACGCGCTGGCCGCCAGCTTCACCGGGCCGAAGTCCAGGCTCGGCGGCGACAACAACGTGCTGGTATGGCTCCCGCCGCAGTACAACGACCCGGCTTATGCGAACACCGATTTCCCGGTGGTCATGCTGTTCCCCGGCTACCCCGGGACCCCGCAGACCTGGTTCGGGCAGATGGACGGGCAGAAGGAACTGGCCGCGCTGGTCCAGCAGCACACCTCCACGCCGTTCGTGCTGGTCGCGGTCAACATCTCGCCGATAAAGGGCGTGAACACCGACTGCACTGACATCCCCGGCGGCCCGCAAGTGGCGACCTACATCACCGATGACGTCCGGACCATGGTCGAGCGCACCTTCCGGGTCACCACCGACCGCTCCGGCTGGGGCATGATGGGCTACTCCGAGGGCGGCCTGTGCGCGGGCAAGCTGCTGGTGCAGTACCCGCAGCTGTTCAGCGCCGCGGTCCAGATGAGCGGCGATGTGCGGCCGGGCGGCTACGTCTCCAAGTACGGCCCGACCTTCGCGGACCAGAACTCCACGCTGTGGGTCCTGCAGAACCACAAGCCGAACCCGCCGGTGTCGCTGCTGGCCGCGGCCTCCGCCGAGGACGCGCACGGCAGCGTGCTCTCCGACGCGCTGTCGCTGCAGCACGTGGCGCCGGACGTGGTGGATGTCCTGAAGAAGGACCACGGCTCGCACAACACCGCGGTGTGGAAGCAGTGGCTGCCGCAGGCTTACGGCTGGCTGAGCCAGCATCTGGATCAGGTGCACCCGCAGGCCTGA
- a CDS encoding DUF3117 domain-containing protein, protein MAAMKPRTGDGPLEVTKEGRGIVMRVPLEGGGRLVVELSAEEAAALGEAIKGVVG, encoded by the coding sequence ATGGCGGCGATGAAGCCGCGGACGGGTGACGGCCCGCTTGAGGTGACCAAAGAGGGACGCGGCATCGTGATGCGGGTTCCGCTGGAGGGCGGCGGCCGGCTCGTGGTGGAGCTGTCGGCGGAGGAGGCCGCCGCGCTCGGCGAAGCCATCAAGGGCGTGGTCGGCTAG
- a CDS encoding enoyl-CoA hydratase-related protein, which translates to MPDNVVYDVTEGVGTITLNRPDALNSLDSATKAALRDAATAAAGDDSVRVIVLRGTGRAFCVGQDLREHAAALESGNGLANTVREHYNPLLRALTSAPKPVIAAVNGVAAGAGAALAFASDLRIASDKAAINLAFANIGLTADSGGSWTLPRLVGPAKALELLMLPETIGIEQAAELGLVHRVVPAEELDAVVGELAAKMAAGPTAAYAAMKKAVGFALTHSLDETLELEADLQDACAATEDHQNAVRSFLAKEKPTFTGR; encoded by the coding sequence ATGCCCGACAACGTTGTCTACGACGTCACCGAGGGTGTCGGCACCATCACCCTGAATCGCCCGGACGCGCTGAACTCGCTCGACAGTGCGACCAAGGCGGCGCTGCGCGACGCGGCGACGGCGGCGGCCGGGGACGACTCCGTTCGCGTGATCGTGCTGCGCGGTACCGGGCGCGCCTTCTGCGTCGGACAGGACCTCAGGGAGCACGCGGCGGCCCTGGAGTCGGGCAACGGACTGGCGAACACGGTGCGCGAACACTACAACCCGCTGCTGCGCGCCCTGACCTCGGCGCCCAAGCCGGTGATCGCGGCGGTCAACGGCGTGGCGGCCGGCGCCGGCGCGGCCCTGGCCTTCGCCTCCGACCTGCGGATCGCCTCGGACAAGGCGGCCATCAACCTGGCGTTCGCCAACATCGGGCTGACCGCCGACTCCGGCGGCTCCTGGACGCTGCCGCGGCTGGTCGGGCCGGCCAAGGCACTGGAGCTGCTGATGCTGCCGGAGACCATCGGCATCGAGCAGGCGGCCGAGCTGGGACTGGTGCACCGGGTCGTGCCGGCCGAGGAGCTGGACGCGGTGGTCGGCGAGTTGGCGGCGAAGATGGCCGCCGGACCGACCGCGGCGTACGCGGCGATGAAGAAGGCGGTCGGCTTCGCGCTGACCCACTCCCTCGACGAGACCCTGGAGCTGGAGGCCGATCTGCAGGACGCGTGCGCGGCCACCGAGGACCACCAGAACGCCGTGCGGTCCTTCCTGGCCAAGGAGAAGCCGACCTTCACCGGGCGCTGA
- a CDS encoding enoyl-CoA hydratase/isomerase family protein — protein sequence MPESREYPLLAVRRTSDGVLTVTLDDPDRRNAMTAPMTASWERLMREIARDEEIRCVVVTGAGSAFCAGGDLGWIGAEPGAPVEKLRDKMLPFYRIWLSLRDLPVPTIAAVNGPAVGAGACLALACDLRYAVDTATFAVPFTKLGMHPGMAATWLLPEVVGMATARELLYTNRAVSGAEAVALGVFNRVFPAGDFPGEIERIASDVAAGAPIAVKLTKQALIGDGHESFEAALRWEALAQPITMATEDLQEGLAAQRERRVPRFTGA from the coding sequence ATGCCTGAGTCGCGCGAATATCCGCTCTTGGCCGTCCGCCGCACGTCGGATGGTGTGTTGACCGTGACGTTGGACGACCCGGACCGGCGCAACGCGATGACCGCGCCGATGACCGCGTCCTGGGAGCGGCTCATGCGGGAGATCGCGCGGGACGAGGAAATCCGCTGTGTCGTCGTGACCGGAGCCGGCTCCGCCTTCTGCGCCGGCGGCGATCTCGGGTGGATCGGCGCCGAGCCGGGCGCGCCTGTGGAAAAACTCCGCGACAAGATGCTGCCCTTCTACCGGATCTGGCTGAGCCTGCGGGATCTGCCGGTCCCGACCATCGCCGCGGTCAACGGCCCGGCGGTGGGCGCCGGCGCGTGTCTGGCTCTGGCCTGCGATCTGCGCTACGCGGTGGACACCGCGACGTTCGCGGTCCCGTTCACCAAGCTCGGCATGCACCCGGGGATGGCCGCGACGTGGCTGCTGCCGGAGGTCGTGGGCATGGCCACCGCGCGTGAGCTGCTCTACACGAACCGTGCCGTGAGCGGCGCGGAAGCTGTCGCGCTCGGCGTCTTCAACAGGGTGTTCCCCGCCGGGGACTTCCCTGGGGAGATCGAGCGGATCGCCTCCGATGTGGCCGCCGGAGCGCCGATCGCGGTGAAGCTCACCAAGCAGGCACTGATCGGTGACGGACACGAGTCGTTCGAGGCCGCACTGCGCTGGGAGGCGCTCGCGCAGCCGATCACGATGGCCACCGAGGATCTTCAGGAAGGCCTCGCGGCCCAGCGCGAGCGGCGTGTGCCGCGCTTCACCGGCGCCTGA
- a CDS encoding O-methyltransferase has protein sequence MPSHRHASLAYAEGYVAEDDVLVSARREARRLGIVPVEPGTGAALRLLAATLAARAVVDVGTGAGVSGIYLLRGMRPDGVLTTVDEDTQGSQAARRAFADAGFAASRTRVIGGASGSVLPRLADGGYDMVFCGGPGTDHLAGYEEALRLLRPGGLVAFDGALGQDRVVDPSIRDARTSALRYLHRQVAEDTRLLPALLPTGDGLLCAVKRP, from the coding sequence ATCCCCAGTCACCGGCACGCCAGCCTGGCGTATGCGGAGGGGTACGTCGCCGAGGACGACGTCCTGGTCTCCGCCCGCCGCGAGGCACGGCGGCTGGGCATCGTCCCGGTCGAGCCCGGCACCGGCGCGGCGCTGCGGCTGCTGGCGGCCACGCTCGCGGCCCGGGCGGTCGTCGACGTCGGCACCGGCGCGGGCGTGTCGGGGATATACCTGCTGCGCGGGATGCGCCCGGACGGGGTGCTCACGACCGTGGACGAGGACACTCAGGGCTCGCAGGCGGCCCGCCGCGCCTTCGCCGACGCCGGGTTCGCGGCCAGCCGCACCCGGGTGATCGGCGGCGCCTCCGGCTCGGTGCTGCCCCGGCTCGCCGACGGCGGCTACGACATGGTCTTCTGCGGCGGGCCCGGCACCGACCACCTGGCCGGGTACGAGGAGGCGCTGCGCCTGCTGCGGCCCGGCGGGCTCGTGGCCTTCGACGGAGCACTCGGGCAGGACCGGGTGGTCGACCCCTCGATCCGGGACGCCCGCACCTCGGCGCTGCGCTATCTGCACCGCCAGGTGGCCGAGGACACCCGGCTGCTGCCGGCCCTGCTGCCCACCGGCGACGGGCTGCTGTGCGCGGTGAAGCGCCCGTAA
- a CDS encoding 2,3,4,5-tetrahydropyridine-2,6-dicarboxylate N-succinyltransferase: protein MTNAPTSQDFASPIPAVIDELWERRTELSPADSDARKAVVEAVDLIDAGTARAAFVDAATDEVVVDERAKRAILLSFKVLDMVESNAGDFRYHDKMPLKADFGGARVVPGAIVRWGSYVSSGAILMPSFVNIGGYVDAGTMVDTWATVGSCAQIGKNVHLSGGVGIGGVLEPANAVPVVIEDDAFIGSRSMVVEGARVRQGAKLGSGTNITKSMRVFDAETGEELPRGEAPAWSVCVSSTRVKKFPGGEFTTPCLLVLRRLEPGESHDKLQINDMLRDNGFTG from the coding sequence ATGACGAACGCACCGACCTCTCAGGATTTCGCCTCCCCGATCCCGGCCGTGATCGACGAGCTGTGGGAGCGCCGCACCGAGCTGAGCCCGGCGGACTCCGACGCGCGCAAGGCCGTCGTGGAGGCCGTGGACCTCATCGACGCCGGCACCGCGCGGGCGGCGTTCGTCGACGCGGCGACCGACGAGGTCGTCGTGGACGAGCGGGCCAAGCGCGCGATCCTGCTCTCCTTCAAGGTCCTGGACATGGTCGAGTCGAACGCCGGGGACTTCCGCTACCACGACAAGATGCCGCTCAAGGCCGATTTCGGCGGCGCGCGCGTGGTCCCCGGCGCCATCGTCCGCTGGGGCTCCTACGTCTCCTCCGGCGCGATCCTGATGCCCTCGTTCGTGAACATCGGCGGCTACGTCGACGCCGGCACCATGGTCGACACCTGGGCCACGGTCGGGTCCTGCGCGCAGATCGGCAAGAACGTGCACCTGTCCGGCGGCGTCGGCATCGGCGGCGTCCTGGAGCCGGCGAACGCGGTCCCGGTCGTCATCGAGGACGACGCGTTCATCGGCTCGCGCTCGATGGTGGTCGAGGGCGCCCGCGTCCGGCAGGGCGCCAAGCTCGGCTCTGGGACCAACATCACCAAGTCGATGCGCGTCTTCGACGCCGAGACCGGCGAGGAGCTGCCCCGCGGCGAGGCGCCGGCCTGGTCGGTCTGCGTCAGCTCGACCCGGGTGAAGAAGTTCCCCGGCGGGGAGTTCACCACCCCCTGCCTGCTGGTGCTGCGCCGCCTGGAGCCCGGCGAGTCGCACGACAAGCTGCAGATCAACGACATGCTCCGGGACAACGGGTTCACCGGCTGA
- a CDS encoding DivIVA domain-containing protein — MLYFQFLVVAAVFGAIAWVAAGRGGGLDDPRQDRPEPALADDRQLGREDIDSARFAVGWRGYRMDQVDRLLDRLAAEIDHRDRLIADLTRPAGARLGEAGVGYEPVARTQDGTPGGEGLGGGGDAGGAATATAVVQPGFGPGVGGVGGVGDVVPGRVEPAIPADQNPADNPLSAWYRRPEDDQ, encoded by the coding sequence GTGCTGTACTTTCAATTTCTCGTCGTCGCGGCGGTGTTCGGTGCGATCGCGTGGGTGGCCGCGGGCCGCGGCGGGGGTCTGGACGACCCGCGCCAGGACCGGCCCGAGCCCGCGCTGGCCGACGACCGGCAGCTGGGCCGGGAGGACATCGACAGTGCCCGCTTCGCCGTCGGGTGGCGCGGCTACCGCATGGACCAGGTCGACCGGCTGCTGGACCGGCTCGCCGCCGAGATCGACCACCGGGACCGGCTGATCGCCGACCTGACCCGCCCGGCCGGCGCCCGGCTCGGCGAGGCCGGCGTCGGCTACGAGCCGGTGGCGCGGACCCAGGACGGGACGCCCGGCGGCGAGGGTCTGGGCGGCGGGGGAGACGCGGGCGGCGCGGCCACCGCGACCGCTGTGGTGCAGCCCGGCTTCGGTCCAGGTGTGGGCGGCGTGGGCGGCGTGGGAGATGTCGTGCCCGGCAGAGTCGAGCCCGCGATCCCAGCCGATCAGAACCCTGCGGATAATCCGCTGTCGGCCTGGTACCGGCGTCCGGAGGACGACCAGTAG
- a CDS encoding M48 metallopeptidase family protein, producing the protein MGLDEAPHQGGQIEVRRSNRRRRTVSAYRDGDKTVVLIPAQMTRAEEKQWVDKMLARLAGQERKRRPDDEELSRRARDLSVRYFDGRAQPSSVRWVANQQARWGSCTPVDGTIRISDRVRGMPEYVLDYVLLHELAHLLVPSHGPRFWELMSVYPKTERARGFLEGFASAGGNVAADDAD; encoded by the coding sequence GTGGGACTCGACGAAGCCCCCCACCAGGGCGGTCAGATCGAGGTGCGGCGCAGCAACCGGCGGCGGCGCACCGTCTCTGCGTACCGGGACGGCGACAAGACCGTGGTGCTGATCCCCGCGCAGATGACGCGTGCTGAGGAAAAGCAGTGGGTCGACAAGATGCTCGCCCGGCTCGCGGGCCAGGAACGCAAGCGCAGACCGGACGACGAGGAGCTGTCTCGTCGTGCCCGTGACCTGTCGGTTCGCTACTTCGACGGCAGAGCGCAGCCCTCCAGCGTCCGCTGGGTCGCCAACCAGCAGGCGCGCTGGGGTTCCTGCACGCCTGTGGACGGCACGATCCGCATCTCCGACCGGGTGCGCGGGATGCCGGAGTATGTGCTGGACTACGTCCTGCTGCACGAGCTGGCGCACCTGCTCGTCCCCAGCCACGGCCCGCGCTTCTGGGAGCTGATGAGCGTGTATCCGAAGACGGAGCGCGCTCGAGGGTTTCTCGAAGGGTTCGCCAGTGCGGGAGGCAACGTGGCGGCGGACGACGCCGACTGA
- a CDS encoding LOG family protein — protein sequence MSQGSGNGHGTGSSFTERFVGAVTRRRGQEQLPAATADQKLLDHAYGKDWKDEDPWRVLRIQGEFVEGFDSLARTGPAITVFGSARTPTGSPEYLIGEQIGRGLATAGWSVITGGGPGAMEAANKGAIDAGGRSIGLGIELPFEQSLNSYIDQGINFRYFFVRKTMFLKYSQGFVVLPGGFGTMDELFEALTLVQTHKVTSFPVVLVGRGYWGGLVDWIRASMIPAGKIAPGDLDLIHLVDDPDEAVAIMGKPGERGLS from the coding sequence ATGAGTCAAGGCAGCGGGAACGGACACGGCACCGGCAGCAGTTTCACCGAGCGCTTCGTCGGAGCGGTGACCCGTCGGCGGGGACAGGAGCAGTTGCCGGCGGCCACGGCCGACCAGAAGCTGCTGGACCATGCGTACGGCAAGGACTGGAAGGACGAGGACCCCTGGCGGGTGCTGCGCATCCAGGGCGAGTTCGTCGAGGGCTTCGACTCCTTGGCCCGCACCGGTCCGGCCATCACCGTCTTCGGCTCGGCCCGCACCCCGACCGGAAGCCCCGAGTACCTGATCGGCGAGCAGATCGGCCGCGGTCTGGCGACCGCCGGCTGGTCGGTCATCACCGGCGGCGGCCCGGGCGCCATGGAGGCGGCGAACAAGGGCGCCATCGACGCCGGCGGACGCTCCATCGGCCTGGGCATCGAGCTGCCTTTTGAGCAGTCCTTGAACAGCTACATCGACCAGGGCATCAACTTCCGCTACTTCTTCGTCCGCAAGACCATGTTCCTGAAGTACTCCCAGGGCTTCGTGGTGCTGCCCGGCGGCTTCGGGACCATGGACGAGCTCTTCGAAGCGCTGACTCTGGTCCAGACACACAAGGTGACGTCGTTCCCGGTGGTCCTGGTCGGCCGCGGCTACTGGGGCGGGCTGGTGGACTGGATCCGCGCGTCGATGATCCCGGCCGGCAAGATCGCCCCGGGCGACCTGGACCTGATCCACCTCGTCGACGACCCAGACGAGGCGGTCGCGATCATGGGCAAGCCGGGGGAGCGTGGCCTAAGCTAG
- a CDS encoding DUF5679 domain-containing protein, giving the protein MAESYTGDAYCVKCKEKKNFTGEVKVSDSGRRMAQGICPTCGTKLNRILGKA; this is encoded by the coding sequence ATGGCGGAGTCGTACACCGGGGACGCCTACTGCGTGAAGTGCAAGGAGAAGAAGAACTTCACCGGCGAGGTGAAGGTCAGCGACTCGGGCCGGCGGATGGCGCAGGGAATCTGCCCGACCTGCGGGACCAAGCTCAACCGGATCCTGGGCAAGGCCTGA
- a CDS encoding sec-independent translocase, giving the protein MPFLDISPLELIALLALAVMLFGPDKLPGAVQGLARTLRQFREFTRNAQNDLKKELGPEFQDMELTDLHPKNFVRKHVLGPDGGDFREIRDITDSLNGEIRSAADGARRPLAADDATPDDALYRAPAPRLAAGERPPFDADAT; this is encoded by the coding sequence GTGCCGTTTCTCGACATCAGCCCGCTGGAGCTGATCGCGCTGCTGGCCCTGGCCGTCATGCTGTTCGGCCCGGACAAGCTGCCCGGCGCGGTACAGGGTCTGGCGCGTACCCTGCGGCAGTTCCGGGAGTTCACCCGCAACGCCCAGAACGACCTGAAGAAGGAGCTGGGTCCGGAGTTCCAGGACATGGAACTGACCGACCTGCACCCGAAGAACTTCGTGCGCAAGCACGTGCTCGGACCCGACGGCGGCGACTTCCGCGAGATCAGGGACATCACCGACTCGCTCAACGGCGAGATACGCTCCGCGGCCGACGGCGCCCGACGCCCCCTGGCCGCCGACGACGCGACCCCGGACGATGCCCTCTACCGGGCTCCCGCCCCGCGCCTGGCCGCGGGCGAGCGCCCGCCGTTTGACGCGGATGCGACGTGA
- the sigE gene encoding RNA polymerase sigma factor SigE, giving the protein MPAEAAQSVGETQPLDAAAVGWEPPSWDDIVRTHSQRVYRLAYRLTGNQHDAEDLTQEVFIRVFRSLSSYQPGTFEGWLHRITTNLFLDMVRRRARIRFDSLGEDADDRLPGREPSPERIFVDSHMDADIEAALAALAPEFRAAVVLCDIEGLSYEEIAATLDVKLGTVRSRIHRGRSQLRAALEHRAPGAAANASGKEGRR; this is encoded by the coding sequence ATGCCCGCCGAGGCAGCGCAGAGCGTGGGGGAGACCCAACCCCTCGACGCCGCGGCCGTCGGCTGGGAGCCGCCGAGCTGGGACGACATCGTCCGGACCCATTCGCAGCGGGTGTACCGGCTGGCCTACCGCCTGACCGGCAACCAGCACGACGCCGAGGACCTCACGCAAGAGGTCTTCATCCGCGTCTTCCGCTCGCTGTCCAGCTACCAGCCGGGCACCTTCGAGGGCTGGCTGCACCGCATCACGACGAACCTGTTCCTGGACATGGTGCGCCGCCGCGCCCGCATCCGCTTCGACTCCCTGGGCGAGGACGCCGACGACCGGCTGCCCGGCCGCGAGCCCTCGCCGGAGCGGATCTTCGTGGACTCGCACATGGACGCCGACATCGAGGCCGCGCTGGCCGCGCTGGCGCCGGAGTTCCGGGCGGCCGTGGTGCTGTGCGACATCGAGGGGTTGTCCTACGAGGAGATCGCGGCCACCCTCGATGTGAAGCTCGGCACCGTGCGCTCGCGGATCCACCGCGGCCGCTCGCAGCTGCGAGCGGCCCTGGAGCACCGGGCCCCGGGCGCGGCCGCGAACGCGAGTGGGAAGGAGGGCCGCCGGTGA
- the dapE gene encoding succinyl-diaminopimelate desuccinylase: protein MSGLDLTQSAARLTAALVDIESESGNEKALADAVEEALRKYPHLEVLRDGDSVLARTNLGRAERVILAGHLDTVPIAVDSTGRRNVPSLLQGDWETGTLRGCGTSDMKAGVAVQLVLAATLAEPNRDVTYVFYECEEVEAERNSLGRLIRTRPEWFAADFAVLLEPSNNIVEGGCQGTMRARLTFRGARAHSARSWLGDNAIHKAGAAMRRLAEYQPRRVEVEGLEFREGLNAVGISGGVAGNVIPDECSVLVNFRFAPDRGQDDAERHVREVFADLDAEIVVTDSAPAARPGLHLPLAAEFVGAVMEGMDAEPTAKFGWTDVARFAELGVPGVNYGPGEGSLAHKPDESVDLGQVVRCAERMRSWLGSAP, encoded by the coding sequence ATGTCCGGCCTGGACCTCACACAGAGCGCCGCCCGCCTCACCGCGGCGCTCGTCGACATCGAATCCGAGAGCGGGAACGAGAAGGCGCTCGCCGATGCAGTCGAGGAGGCGCTGCGCAAGTATCCGCATCTGGAAGTACTGCGCGACGGCGACTCGGTGCTGGCGCGCACCAACCTCGGCCGCGCCGAGCGCGTGATCCTGGCCGGGCACCTGGACACCGTGCCGATCGCCGTGGACAGCACGGGGCGCCGCAACGTCCCCTCGCTCCTTCAGGGCGACTGGGAGACCGGCACGCTGCGCGGCTGCGGCACCTCGGACATGAAGGCCGGCGTCGCGGTCCAGCTGGTGCTGGCCGCCACCCTCGCCGAGCCGAACCGCGATGTGACGTACGTGTTCTACGAGTGCGAGGAAGTCGAGGCCGAGCGCAACAGCCTGGGCCGGCTGATCCGCACCCGCCCGGAGTGGTTCGCCGCCGACTTCGCGGTGCTGCTCGAGCCGAGCAACAACATCGTCGAGGGTGGCTGCCAGGGCACGATGCGCGCCCGGCTGACCTTCCGCGGCGCCCGCGCGCACTCGGCGCGCTCCTGGCTCGGCGACAACGCGATCCACAAGGCCGGCGCGGCGATGCGGCGGCTCGCCGAGTACCAGCCGCGCCGGGTCGAGGTGGAGGGCCTGGAGTTCCGCGAGGGTCTGAACGCGGTCGGGATCAGCGGCGGCGTGGCCGGCAACGTCATCCCGGACGAGTGCTCGGTCCTGGTGAACTTCCGCTTCGCCCCGGACCGCGGTCAGGATGACGCGGAACGTCATGTCCGGGAGGTCTTCGCGGATCTGGACGCTGAGATCGTGGTCACAGACTCCGCTCCGGCGGCGCGTCCGGGGCTGCATCTGCCGTTGGCGGCGGAGTTCGTCGGCGCGGTGATGGAAGGCATGGACGCCGAGCCCACGGCGAAGTTCGGCTGGACCGATGTCGCGCGCTTCGCCGAACTCGGCGTTCCCGGCGTGAACTATGGTCCGGGCGAGGGATCGCTGGCCCACAAACCGGATGAATCAGTGGACCTGGGGCAAGTTGTTCGATGCGCGGAGCGGATGAGAAGCTGGCTCGGCTCCGCGCCGTGA
- a CDS encoding anti-sigma factor family protein: MTRHLGDRLTALIDGELDHGTRERMLGHLAQCGECRAEADAERQVKSRLGTMSAPQVPVELMLGLLSLDANRPAASGAANGLPSGGGGASAGGQGSGPSPFSFQTVPIRPPAAPAAGRPTAGRSPVRPQRLRVAAIGAVSLAALGTGVWLVGDFSASATPAHGPANPAPAQVVTYAPGH; this comes from the coding sequence GTGACCAGGCACCTCGGAGACCGCCTCACCGCGCTGATCGACGGCGAACTGGACCACGGCACCCGCGAGCGGATGCTCGGCCATCTGGCGCAGTGCGGCGAGTGCCGCGCCGAGGCCGACGCCGAACGGCAGGTGAAGTCCCGGCTCGGCACGATGTCCGCGCCGCAGGTCCCGGTGGAGCTGATGCTCGGGCTGCTGAGTCTGGACGCCAACCGCCCGGCCGCCTCCGGCGCCGCCAACGGCCTGCCCAGCGGCGGTGGCGGAGCCTCGGCCGGCGGCCAGGGCTCGGGCCCGTCGCCGTTCTCGTTCCAAACCGTGCCGATCCGCCCGCCGGCGGCTCCGGCGGCCGGCCGCCCCACGGCCGGCCGCTCCCCGGTGCGCCCGCAGCGCCTGCGGGTCGCGGCGATCGGCGCGGTCTCGCTGGCGGCCCTGGGCACCGGCGTGTGGCTGGTCGGCGACTTCAGCGCCAGCGCGACTCCGGCGCACGGCCCGGCGAACCCGGCGCCGGCGCAGGTCGTCACCTACGCACCGGGACACTGA
- the folP gene encoding dihydropteroate synthase — MAIVNRTPDSFYDKGATFTDAAALDRVERALSEGADLIDIGGVKAGPGDAVDLAEETRRVVPFVAEVRKRFPEAVISVDTWRAEVGDAVCAEGADVLNDAWGGWDPRLAEVAARHAVALVCTHAGGVEPRTRPHRVGYADIMADILERTVHGEAERAAALGVPRDRILIDPGHDFGKNTRHSLEATRRLAEMTATGWPVLVSLSNKDFVGETLNRPVKERLTGTLATTAVSAWLGARVYRVHEVAETRQVLEMVSAIQGLREPAVAKRGLA; from the coding sequence ATGGCGATCGTGAACCGCACCCCGGACTCCTTCTACGACAAGGGAGCCACCTTCACCGACGCCGCCGCCCTGGACCGGGTCGAGCGGGCGTTGAGCGAGGGCGCGGACCTCATCGACATCGGCGGCGTGAAGGCCGGTCCCGGCGACGCCGTGGACCTCGCCGAGGAGACGCGCCGCGTCGTCCCCTTCGTCGCCGAGGTCCGCAAGCGGTTCCCGGAGGCGGTCATCTCCGTGGACACCTGGCGCGCCGAAGTCGGGGACGCGGTGTGCGCCGAGGGCGCCGACGTCCTCAACGACGCCTGGGGCGGCTGGGACCCGCGTCTGGCGGAGGTCGCAGCCCGGCACGCGGTGGCGCTGGTGTGCACGCACGCAGGGGGCGTGGAACCGCGCACCCGCCCGCACCGCGTCGGCTACGCGGACATCATGGCCGACATCCTGGAGCGCACGGTCCACGGCGAGGCCGAGCGCGCGGCAGCCCTCGGCGTCCCGCGCGACCGCATCCTGATCGACCCCGGCCACGACTTCGGCAAGAACACCCGCCACTCCCTGGAGGCGACGCGCCGCCTGGCGGAGATGACCGCGACCGGCTGGCCGGTCCTGGTGTCGCTGTCGAACAAGGACTTCGTCGGCGAGACCCTGAACCGCCCGGTGAAGGAGCGCCTGACCGGCACGCTCGCCACCACCGCGGTCTCGGCGTGGCTCGGCGCCCGGGTCTACCGGGTGCACGAGGTCGCCGAGACGCGGCAGGTGCTGGAGATGGTGTCGGCGATCCAGGGACTGCGGGAGCCCGCGGTCGCCAAGCGGGGGCTAGCTTAG